Proteins encoded in a region of the Uloborus diversus isolate 005 chromosome 1, Udiv.v.3.1, whole genome shotgun sequence genome:
- the LOC129217975 gene encoding uncharacterized protein LOC129217975, which yields MIHFPKEAREGKNPPEEESAVSTSNNSSVSRSRVSNVLLLTCSAYASNPKDGRGINKFTRILCDNGSDRSWIRRSLADCLKLNSIRKERLSVFSFGSVRPVEKIYDVAEIKLTNRYDPNKIIQFEVLITDTITAAPNSVPNADILNTMRSRGLILADCFESDIQIEVLIGADVFWQIVDSTRFEKINKTITCVPTVFGFALQGTQLSDSQCLKNEVASNLCVAATDVQILWELEALGIKEKEELNSVDKAFVEEFEKGLKFVDGRYETNLMWKTDPNELANNFTLAKKQFEELKRVLNENEWVANEYKEIVNEQVKMGIIEQCDRDSKEYFMPHRAVVRADKETTKVRIVYNCSSKSKGNLSLNDCLETGPNLNPNILDIILNFRKFKIAFNADIEKAFLMIGISERDRKFLKFLWYSDSSSEEFKYMQMKRVTFGCKPSPFILSATIKHHIQKFENTHPKSVEMLKSSLYVDDLYFGGNSVNEVLNLSSDAVTILKAGGFNLRKLRSNSKELEELWVQTGLKERESVDVSQVKVLGLNWNPEQDELSLDLKGIFKGLKSLKNSKRCVLQTAASIFDPVGLIAPFVVRIKLLLQEIWERAIDWDEELPEDLGEKWVKWCGETDKMSEIKIPRHCLESCVGEKAEVHVFCDASLRAYGAVVYFRFHDKYGNYKVSFVLSKSRVAPLKKLTLPRLELMALVIGSRLGSYLKTVFGDMIQNIVYWSDSLIALYWVKGCAKRWKMVVANRVLEIQEKSNPSDWKFCPSEKNPADLLTRGISMEDLLLNKLWRLGPDWLQESCEGWPEQVFKSASCDNVEVLREKRSEVTNVMVVQVELVENLYNRISVWSKLQRIVAWCLRFIRNARGMKVNSSFLQVDELREAHDQVIKAVQRTVFSTEIATLEKGKVLKSGNLSQLNPFIDSEGLLRVGGRLKNANLAESVKHPLILPKKHPVTEMVIRYYHIMYLHAGIHLLSASIRQKYWIVCARSAIRKVVRNCVTCCRFRSEFSQQIMANLPSARVNPGRAFLKCGTDFAGPFLVTPRRGRGVKALKMYVCIFVCFIVKAVHLEIVSDLSTEACLSALKRFIARRGKPLEIYSDCGTNYIGAKNYWKACSRDLGQYLADEGVSWKLNIPSAPHYGGLWEAAVKAMKFHLRRVMKSQILTVEEFSTVLAEVEAALNSRPLVSASDCADDYCVLTPGHFLIGSELRSVPEPDVTNEKISIGERYKLTSQISQSFYKAWSKDYLTQLQARNKWKTPCVDLCCNDIVLIKDENLPPLKWRMARVTETIDSSDSRVRAVTLKTSTGELRRPIHKLVKLPIEHK from the coding sequence ATGATTCATTTTCCGAAAGAGGCCAGGGAGGGTAAAAATCCCCCTGAAGAGGAGAGCGCAGTTTCAACAAGTAATAATTCTTCCGTCTCTAGGTCAAGAGTGTCTAACGTTTTACTTCTAACTTGCAGCGCATATGCTAGCAATCCTAAGGATGGGAGAGGAATAAACAAATTTACGAGGATTTTATGCGATAACGGATCAGACCGGAGTTGGATTCGGAGATCCTTAGCAGattgtttaaaactaaattccatcAGAAAGGAAAGACTGTCGGTTTTTTCTTTTGGTTCAGTAAGGCCCGTTGAGAAAATTTATGATGTAGCCGAGATAAAGTTAACAAATAGATATGATCCTAATAAAATCATTCAGTTTGAAGTTTTAATTACAGATACGATAACTGCAGCCCCTAACTCTGTTCCAAATGCAGATATTTTAAACACTATGCGTTCGCGAGGATTGATTTTGGCCGATTGTTTCGAGAGCGATATACAAATCGAAGTATTAATTGGCGCAGATGTATTTTGGCAGATCGTCGACTCTACGAGATttgagaaaataaacaaaacaattactTGTGTTCCAACGGTATTTGGTTTCGCGCTGCAGGGAACTCAGTTAAGTGATTCACAGTGCTTAAAAAATGAAGTGGCGTCAAATCTCTGTGTTGCGGCTACAGACGTTCAGATTTTGTGGGAACTCGAAGCATtgggaataaaagaaaaagaggaattaAATTCGGTAGATAAGGCTTTCGTTGAAGAATTTGAGAAAGGATTAAAATTCGTAGATGGGAGATACGAAACAAATTTAATGTGGAAAACAGATCCTAATGAGTTAGCGAACAATTTTACGTTAgctaaaaagcaatttgaagagTTAAAAAGGGTTTTAAATGAAAACGAATGGGTTGCAAATGAATATAAGGAAATTGTGAATGAGCAAGTTAAAATGGGAATTATTGAACAGTGTGATAGGGatagtaaggaatattttatgccCCATAGAGCTGTCGTCAGGGCAGATAAAGAAACAACCAAAGTTCGTATTGTGTACAATTGTAGTTCTAAATCAAAGGGTAATTTATCTCTTAATGATTGTTTAGAAACTGGCccgaatttaaatccaaatatacttgatatcattttaaattttcgtaaatTCAAGATAGCTTTTAATGCAGACATTGAGAAAGCATTTTTAATGATTGGTATTTCCGAAAGagatagaaagtttttaaaatttctttggtaTTCAGATAGTTCTAGTGAGGAATTTAAATACATGCAAATGAAAAGAGTAACATTCGGTTGCAAACCGTCTCCGTTTATTCTAAGTGCTACAATTAAGCATCACATTCAAAAGTTTGAGAATACACACCCTAAATCAGTTGAGATGTTAAAATCTTCGCTGTATGTTGATGACTTGTATTTTGGTGGAAATAGTGtgaacgaagttttaaatttgtcaTCTGATGCTGTAACTATTCTGAAGGCAGGAGGTTTTAACTTGAGGAAATTGAGGTCTAACAGCAAAGAGTTAGAAGAACTATGGGTGCAGACGGGACTAAAGGAACGGGAGTCGGTTGATGTTAGCCAAGTGAAAGTGTTGGGGTTAAACTGGAATCCAGAGCAAGATGAGTTGTCGTTGGATCTAAAAGGGATATTTAAAGGATTGAAATCATTGAAGAACAGTAAGAGGTGCGTTTTACAGACTGCAGCTAGTATTTTTGATCCGGTTGGGTTGATTGCTCCGTTTGTTGTGCGTATTAAGTTATTGTTGCAGGAAATTTGGGAGAGAGCAATTGATTGGGATGAAGAGTTGCCAGAAGACTTGGGGGAAAAATGGGTGAAGTGGTGTGGAGAAACTGACAAAATGagtgaaataaaaattcctaGGCATTGTTTAGAAAGCTGTGTTGGTGAGAAGGCTGAAGTACACGTATTTTGTGATGCGTCATTGAGGGCGTATGGAGCTGTTGTATATTTCAGGTTTCATGATAAATATGGGAACTATAAGGTGTCTTTTGTGTTGTCAAAGAGTAGAGTAGCACCGCTAAAGAAATTAACGTTACCTCGCTTAGAGTTGATGGCTCTTGTGATAGGTTCTAGACTGGGAAGTTATCTCAAGACAGTTTTCGGAGACATGattcaaaatattgtgtattggAGTGACTCTTTGATTGCGTTGTACTGGGTAAAGGGTTGTGCCAAGCGTTGGAAAATGGTTGTAGCAAATCGTGTTTTGGAGATTCAGGAGAAGTCGAATCCCAGCGACTGGAAATTTTGCCCCTCGGAAAAAAATCCAGCAGATTTACTAACTAGAGGAATTTCAATGGAAGATCTGTTGTTGAATAAATTGTGGAGGTTAGGACCAGATTGGCTTCAGGAGAGTTGTGAAGGATGGCCGGAGCAGGTGTTCAAATCTGCAAGTTGTGACAATGTAGAGGTTTTACGGGAGAAAAGAAGTGAAGTAACTAATGTTATGGTTGTTCAGGTGGAACTGGTCGAAAATTTGTACAATAGAATTTCGGTTTGGagtaaattgcaaagaattgttgcaTGGTGTCTTAGATTTATTAGAAATGCTCGAGGAATGAAAGTTAATTCTTCATTTCTTCAAGTTGATGAGTTGCGAGAGGCGCATGACCAAGTAATTAAAGCAGTACAGAGAACTGTGTTTAGTACTGAAATTGCAACTTTAGAGAAAGGGAAAGTTTTGAAGTCTGGAAATTTGTCACAGTTAAATCCCTTCATAGACAGTGAAGGCCTACTTAGAGTTGGCGGAcgtttgaaaaatgcaaatttggcAGAGAGTGTAAAGCATCCTCTTATATTGCCTAAGAAACATCCTGTGACTGAAATGGTCATAAGATACTACCAtataatgtatttacatgcagGTATACACTTACTTAGTGCATCAATTCGACAGAAGTATTGGATCGTGTGTGCAAGATCTGCAATTCGTAAAGTAGTGAGAAACTGTGTAACTTGTTGTAGATTTCGTTCGGAATTTTCGCAACAAATAATGGCAAATTTACCGTCAGCTAGAGTGAATCCTGGAAGAGCCTTTTTGAAATGTGGTACAGATTTCGCCGGACCGTTTCTTGTTACCCCTCGTCGTGGAAGAGGAGTTAAAGCGTTAAAAATGTACGTGTGCATATTTGTGTGCTTTATTGTTAAGGCCGTGCATCTTGAAATAGTAAGCGACCTAAGTACTGAAGCGTGCCTTTCAGCTTTGAAGAGATTCATCGCTCGCAGAGGAAAACCTCTGGAAATATACAGTGACTGTGGTACCAACTACATCGGTGCGAAAAATTATTGGAAAGCGTGTTCAAGAGATCTTGGTCAATATCTAGCCGATGAAGGTGTGTCGTGGAAGCTGAACATTCCATCAGCTCCCCATTATGGTGGCCTCTGGGAAGCCGCAGTAAAAGCGATGAAATTTCACTTGCGAAGAGTAATGAAATCACAGATATTAACTGTTGAGGAGTTTTCTACTGTCTTAGCTGAAGTAGAAGCAGCGCTGAATTCCAGACCACTTGTTTCTGCATCAGATTGTGCTGATGACTATTGTGTTCTAACACCTGGTCATTTTCTCATTGGCTCGGAGTTAAGGAGCGTACCTGAGCCTGATGTtaccaatgagaaaattagcATTGGCGAAAGATATAAACTAACATCACAAATTTCACAATCCTTCTATAAAGCATGGTCGAAGGACTATTTAACGCAGTTGCAAGCGCGCAACAAATGGAAAACCCCATGCGTGGATTTGTGCTGCAATGACATAGTGTTAATCAAGGACGAGAATTTGCCACCCCTCAAATGGAGGATGGCAAGAGTAACTGAAACTATTGACAGCAGTGACAGCAGAGTACGTGCTGTAACTTTAAAAACATCCACAGGTGAATTGAGAAGACCAATTCACAAATTGGTTAAACTTCCTATTGAACATAAATGA